One Stenotrophomonas oahuensis genomic region harbors:
- the glmU gene encoding bifunctional UDP-N-acetylglucosamine diphosphorylase/glucosamine-1-phosphate N-acetyltransferase GlmU, with the protein MTQALHVIILAAGAGKRMKSDLPKVLQPIAGRPMLAHVIDAARALQPAAIHVVYGHGGEAVRAAFADQPDLQWAEQREQLGTGHAVQQAMPQVPDDAKVLVLYGDVPLIRADTLRHLLSQPGRLAVLVAEVANPTGYGRIVRNAEGRVAAIVEQKDATDEQRTIRTINTGIISADGTALRTWLSQLSNSNAQGEYYLTDVFASAAAEYTPADMAFVDDAQEAEGANDPWQLSQLERAWQLREVRALCAQGARVLDPARLDIRGTVRVGRDVQIDVNVILEGEVELGDGVSIGAFTRLKDVKLAAGTVVKPHCDLDGVVSEGAADIGPFSRLRPGTVLGDGSHVGNFVETKKVTLGAGSKANHLTYLGDAVIGSKVNIGAGTITCNYDGVNKSQTTIGDNAFVGSNSSLVAPVTVGAGATIAAGSVITRNAPEGQLTVARARQQVIEGWHRPVKK; encoded by the coding sequence ATGACCCAAGCCCTGCACGTCATCATCCTCGCCGCCGGCGCTGGCAAGCGCATGAAGTCGGATCTGCCCAAGGTACTGCAACCCATCGCGGGCCGCCCGATGCTGGCGCACGTGATCGATGCCGCGCGTGCCCTGCAGCCCGCCGCCATCCATGTGGTGTACGGCCACGGCGGCGAAGCGGTGCGCGCGGCCTTCGCAGACCAGCCCGACCTGCAGTGGGCCGAGCAGCGCGAGCAGCTGGGCACCGGTCATGCGGTGCAACAGGCCATGCCTCAGGTGCCAGACGATGCCAAGGTGTTGGTGTTGTACGGGGACGTGCCGCTGATCCGCGCCGACACGCTGCGCCATCTGCTGTCCCAGCCCGGGCGATTGGCGGTGCTGGTGGCCGAAGTCGCCAATCCCACCGGTTACGGCCGCATCGTGCGCAATGCAGAGGGTCGCGTGGCCGCCATCGTCGAGCAGAAAGATGCCACCGATGAACAGCGCACCATCCGTACCATCAACACCGGCATCATCAGCGCCGACGGCACTGCGCTGCGGACGTGGCTGTCGCAGCTGTCCAACAGCAATGCCCAAGGGGAGTACTACCTCACCGACGTGTTTGCTTCCGCAGCCGCCGAATACACCCCGGCCGACATGGCCTTTGTGGACGACGCGCAGGAAGCCGAAGGAGCCAACGATCCCTGGCAGCTGTCACAGCTTGAGAGGGCCTGGCAGCTGCGCGAGGTGCGCGCACTGTGCGCGCAGGGCGCACGCGTGCTCGATCCAGCGCGCCTGGACATTCGAGGTACGGTGCGCGTCGGCCGTGACGTGCAGATCGACGTCAACGTCATCCTGGAAGGTGAGGTGGAACTGGGCGACGGCGTCAGCATTGGTGCGTTCACCCGCCTGAAGGACGTGAAGCTGGCCGCTGGTACGGTGGTGAAGCCGCACTGTGACCTGGATGGCGTGGTCAGTGAAGGTGCGGCGGACATCGGCCCGTTCTCGCGGCTGCGTCCTGGAACCGTGCTCGGTGATGGCTCACACGTGGGCAACTTCGTTGAAACCAAGAAGGTCACGCTGGGTGCCGGCAGCAAGGCCAATCACCTCACCTATCTCGGTGACGCCGTGATCGGCAGCAAGGTCAACATTGGGGCCGGCACCATCACCTGCAACTATGACGGCGTGAACAAGTCGCAGACCACCATCGGCGACAATGCGTTCGTGGGATCCAACAGTTCGCTGGTGGCACCGGTCACGGTGGGGGCAGGGGCTACCATCGCCGCGGGCTCGGTGATTACCCGCAACGCACCGGAAGGACAGCTGACGGTCGCGCGCGCACGCCAGCAGGTCATTGAAGGCTGGCACCGCCCGGTCAAGAAGTGA
- a CDS encoding sigma-54-dependent transcriptional regulator, with protein sequence MPSILIIDDNASVATALDVLFSLHDIDTAHALSPEAGLALLEEQPVDLVIQDMNFTEDTTSGEEGEALFQQIRARHPDLPVILLTAWTHLSSAVDLVKAGAADYLAKPWDDRKLLTTVNNLLELSETRRELDRRREREQRARSQLESRYDLRGAVVADAASERVVSLACQVARSELPVLITGPNGAGKEKIAEIIQANSLVAKGAFVALNCGAIPAELIEAELFGSEAGAYTGANKAREGKFEAADGGTLFLDEIGNLSLGGQMKLLRVLETGRFERLGSNRERQVKVRVISATNADLPAMIRDGQFREDLYYRLNTVELALPPLADRPGDILPLAERFLGDGKPLSSAAAAALQRHPWPGNVRELRNVIQRAGLLAQGERIEVSDLNLPRVAATPRAASPAVDPDRSRIESALAHSHGIIAQAAAELGLSRQALYRRMDRYGIPRE encoded by the coding sequence ATGCCTTCGATCCTGATCATTGACGACAACGCCAGCGTAGCCACGGCATTGGACGTGCTGTTTTCGCTGCACGACATCGATACCGCGCATGCGCTGTCGCCGGAAGCGGGCCTGGCCCTGCTGGAAGAGCAGCCGGTAGATCTGGTGATCCAGGACATGAATTTCACCGAAGACACCACGTCTGGTGAAGAAGGCGAGGCGCTGTTCCAGCAGATCCGCGCGCGCCACCCGGACTTGCCGGTGATTCTGCTGACCGCATGGACGCACCTGAGCAGCGCGGTGGACCTGGTCAAGGCCGGTGCGGCCGATTACCTGGCCAAGCCGTGGGACGACCGCAAGCTGCTGACCACGGTCAACAACCTGCTGGAGCTTTCCGAGACCCGGCGCGAACTGGATCGTCGCCGCGAGCGTGAGCAGCGCGCACGCAGCCAATTGGAATCGCGCTATGACCTGCGCGGAGCCGTGGTGGCGGACGCGGCCAGCGAGCGCGTGGTCAGCCTGGCCTGCCAGGTGGCACGCTCGGAGCTGCCGGTTCTGATCACCGGACCCAACGGTGCCGGCAAGGAGAAGATTGCCGAGATCATCCAGGCCAATTCGCTGGTCGCCAAAGGCGCGTTTGTTGCACTGAACTGCGGCGCAATTCCGGCTGAGCTGATCGAGGCGGAATTGTTCGGCAGCGAGGCCGGTGCCTATACCGGCGCGAACAAGGCCCGCGAAGGCAAGTTCGAGGCGGCCGACGGTGGCACCTTGTTCCTGGACGAGATCGGCAACCTGTCGCTGGGCGGACAGATGAAGCTGCTGCGCGTGCTGGAGACCGGTCGCTTCGAGCGGCTGGGCTCCAACCGCGAACGACAGGTCAAGGTCCGCGTCATCAGCGCAACCAACGCCGACCTGCCAGCAATGATTCGCGACGGCCAGTTCCGCGAAGACCTGTATTACCGCCTGAACACGGTGGAGCTTGCGCTGCCTCCGCTGGCCGATCGCCCCGGTGACATCCTGCCGCTGGCCGAGCGCTTTCTGGGTGACGGCAAGCCGCTGTCCAGCGCGGCCGCTGCGGCACTGCAGCGGCACCCCTGGCCGGGCAACGTGCGCGAATTGCGCAACGTGATCCAGCGGGCCGGGTTGCTGGCGCAGGGCGAACGAATCGAGGTGAGCGACCTGAATCTGCCGCGTGTGGCAGCGACTCCGCGTGCAGCCTCCCCCGCCGTCGACCCGGACCGCAGCCGCATCGAATCCGCACTGGCCCACAGCCACGGCATCATTGCCCAGGCGGCGGCAGAGCTCGGGCTGAGCCGACAGGCGCTCTACCGGCGCATGGACCGTTACGGTATACCCCGCGAATGA
- a CDS encoding F0F1 ATP synthase subunit epsilon, with the protein MSTIRCDIVSAEQEIFRGEATLVVATGELGELGIAPKHAPLITRLKPGKVVVTTPSGEQLDFAISGGILEVQPQVVTVLADTAIRAEDIDEAKVRSAKEEAERMLANRGEAMDVAEAQQKLAEAVVQLQALERLRKTLKH; encoded by the coding sequence ATGAGCACCATTCGTTGCGACATCGTCAGCGCTGAACAGGAAATCTTCCGTGGCGAAGCGACCCTGGTCGTGGCGACCGGTGAGCTGGGCGAGCTGGGCATTGCGCCCAAGCACGCCCCGCTGATCACCCGACTCAAGCCCGGCAAGGTCGTGGTCACCACGCCGAGTGGCGAGCAGCTGGATTTCGCCATCTCCGGCGGCATTCTGGAAGTGCAGCCGCAGGTCGTGACCGTGCTGGCTGACACCGCCATCCGTGCCGAGGACATCGACGAAGCCAAGGTCCGCAGTGCCAAGGAAGAAGCCGAGCGCATGCTGGCCAACCGTGGCGAAGCCATGGACGTGGCCGAAGCGCAGCAGAAGCTGGCTGAGGCCGTGGTCCAGCTGCAGGCGCTGGAGCGCCTGCGCAAGACCCTCAAGCACTGA
- the atpD gene encoding F0F1 ATP synthase subunit beta, producing MSQGKIVQIIGAVVDVEFPRESVPKVYDALKVDNTEITLEVQQQLGDGVVRCIALGSTDGLKRNLVATNTNRAISVPVGAGTLGRIMDVLGRPIDEAGPVAASDSWEIHREAPSYEDQSPATELLETGIKVIDLMCPFAKGGKVGLFGGAGVGKTVNMMELINNIAKAHSGLSVFAGVGERTREGNDFYHEMKDSNVLDKVAMVYGQMNEPPGNRLRVALTGLTMAEYFRDEKDENGKGKDVLLFVDNIYRYTLAGTEVSALLGRMPSAVGYQPTLAEEMGVLQERITSTKNGSITSIQAVYVPADDLTDPSPATTFAHLDSTVTLSRSIASLGIYPAVDPLDSTSRQMDPLVIGHEHYDTAQRVQQTLQKYKELKDIIAILGMDELSEEDKQAVSRARKIERFFSQPFHVAEVFTGSPGKYVSLKDTIRGFKAIVDGEFDHLPEQAFYMVGSIEEAVEKAKKMAEKA from the coding sequence ATGAGTCAGGGCAAGATCGTTCAGATCATCGGCGCCGTCGTCGACGTGGAATTCCCCCGCGAATCCGTGCCGAAGGTGTATGACGCACTGAAGGTGGACAACACCGAAATCACGCTGGAAGTGCAGCAGCAGCTGGGTGACGGCGTGGTCCGCTGCATCGCGCTGGGCTCCACCGACGGCCTGAAGCGCAACCTGGTTGCCACCAACACCAACCGCGCCATCTCGGTGCCGGTCGGTGCCGGCACCCTGGGCCGCATCATGGACGTGCTCGGCCGTCCGATCGACGAAGCCGGCCCGGTGGCCGCCAGCGACAGCTGGGAAATCCACCGCGAAGCCCCGTCGTACGAAGACCAGTCCCCGGCCACCGAACTGCTGGAAACCGGCATCAAGGTCATCGACCTGATGTGCCCGTTCGCCAAGGGCGGCAAGGTCGGCCTGTTCGGCGGTGCCGGCGTCGGCAAGACCGTCAACATGATGGAACTGATCAACAACATCGCCAAGGCGCACAGCGGTCTGTCCGTGTTCGCCGGCGTGGGTGAGCGTACCCGTGAAGGCAACGACTTCTACCACGAAATGAAGGACTCCAACGTCCTCGACAAGGTGGCGATGGTCTACGGCCAGATGAACGAGCCGCCGGGCAACCGTCTGCGCGTCGCACTGACCGGCCTGACCATGGCGGAATACTTCCGCGATGAGAAGGACGAAAACGGCAAGGGCAAGGACGTGCTGCTGTTCGTCGACAACATCTACCGCTACACCCTGGCCGGTACCGAAGTGTCGGCACTGCTGGGTCGTATGCCGTCGGCCGTGGGCTACCAGCCGACCCTGGCCGAGGAAATGGGCGTTCTGCAGGAACGCATCACCTCGACCAAGAACGGTTCGATCACCTCGATCCAGGCCGTGTACGTGCCCGCGGATGACTTGACCGACCCGTCGCCGGCGACCACCTTCGCCCACCTTGACTCGACCGTGACCCTGTCGCGTTCGATCGCCTCGCTGGGTATCTACCCGGCGGTCGATCCGCTGGACTCCACCAGCCGTCAGATGGACCCGCTGGTCATCGGCCACGAGCACTACGACACCGCCCAGCGCGTCCAGCAGACCCTGCAGAAGTACAAGGAACTGAAGGACATCATCGCCATCCTGGGCATGGACGAACTGTCCGAAGAAGACAAGCAGGCCGTGTCGCGCGCCCGTAAGATCGAGCGCTTCTTCAGCCAGCCGTTCCACGTGGCCGAAGTGTTCACCGGTTCGCCGGGCAAGTACGTGTCGCTGAAGGACACCATCCGTGGCTTCAAGGCCATTGTCGACGGTGAGTTCGACCACCTGCCGGAACAGGCGTTCTACATGGTCGGCAGCATCGAAGAAGCGGTTGAGAAGGCCAAGAAGATGGCTGAGAAGGCCTGA
- a CDS encoding ABC transporter permease: MIAYYFRLALRSFRRNKVLTALMVVAIALGIGASMTTLTVFHVLSGDPIPSKSDRLFAVQVDPRPLPGYQPGEEPEDQVTRFDGETLLREKKATHQVLMTGGGLTVEPENSALRPFDTDARYTSSDFFAMFETPFLYGQGWKADQDEGRGRVAVISKTLNEKLFNGQNSVGRTLRIDGHGFNIIGVMDAWNPNPHFYDLETGRYGDSEDIFVPFSTAIDLKFGRNGNMNCWDNTNGEETALNAPCTWLQYWVELASPGDAAGYKAYLENYSAQQKAAGRFQRPANVRLRNVMDWLDYKKVVPSDVRLQLWLALGFLLVCLINTVGLLLAKFLRRSGEIGVRRALGASRGQIFLQSLIEAGTVGLAGGVLGLGLAMLGLYAVRQQPVDYAKLAQLDGQMLLLTFGLTLFASLLAGFLPALRAMQVTPAIQLKSQ, translated from the coding sequence CGCCTACTACTTCCGACTGGCACTGCGCAGCTTCCGGCGCAACAAGGTGCTGACCGCGCTGATGGTGGTTGCCATCGCGCTGGGCATCGGTGCCTCGATGACCACGCTGACCGTGTTCCACGTGCTTTCCGGCGACCCGATCCCGAGCAAGAGCGACCGCCTGTTCGCGGTGCAGGTCGACCCGCGTCCGCTGCCCGGCTATCAGCCCGGCGAGGAGCCTGAGGACCAGGTGACCCGCTTCGACGGCGAAACCCTGCTGCGGGAAAAAAAGGCCACGCACCAGGTCCTGATGACCGGAGGCGGCCTGACCGTGGAGCCGGAGAACAGTGCACTGCGTCCGTTCGACACCGATGCGCGCTATACGTCTTCGGATTTCTTCGCGATGTTTGAAACGCCATTCCTGTATGGCCAGGGCTGGAAGGCCGACCAGGACGAAGGCCGTGGCCGCGTGGCGGTGATTTCCAAGACCCTCAACGAGAAGCTGTTCAATGGCCAGAACAGTGTCGGCCGCACCCTGCGCATCGACGGCCATGGCTTCAACATCATCGGGGTGATGGACGCATGGAACCCGAACCCGCACTTCTACGACCTGGAAACCGGCCGTTACGGTGACAGCGAAGACATCTTTGTGCCCTTCTCCACCGCCATTGACCTGAAGTTCGGCCGCAACGGCAACATGAACTGCTGGGACAACACCAACGGCGAAGAAACCGCATTGAACGCACCCTGCACCTGGCTGCAGTACTGGGTGGAGCTGGCCAGCCCCGGTGATGCCGCCGGCTACAAGGCTTACCTGGAGAACTACTCGGCGCAGCAGAAGGCGGCGGGCCGTTTCCAGCGCCCGGCCAATGTGCGCCTGCGCAACGTCATGGATTGGCTGGACTACAAGAAGGTAGTGCCGAGCGACGTGCGCCTGCAGCTGTGGCTGGCACTGGGCTTCCTGCTGGTGTGCCTGATCAATACGGTCGGTCTGCTGCTGGCCAAGTTCCTGCGCCGCAGTGGTGAGATCGGCGTGCGTCGCGCGCTCGGTGCCAGCCGTGGACAGATTTTCCTGCAGTCGCTGATCGAAGCCGGCACGGTGGGCCTGGCGGGCGGCGTGCTGGGTCTGGGACTGGCGATGCTGGGACTGTATGCGGTGCGCCAGCAGCCGGTCGACTACGCCAAGCTGGCGCAGCTGGATGGCCAGATGCTGCTGCTCACCTTCGGCCTGACCCTGTTCGCCAGCCTGCTGGCGGGCTTCCTGCCGGCGCTGCGCGCCATGCAGGTGACCCCGGCCATTCAACTCAAGTCGCAGTAA
- the atpG gene encoding F0F1 ATP synthase subunit gamma, which translates to MASGREIKTKIKSVQNTRKVTRALEMVSASKIRKAQDRMKTSRPYAQAMKQVIGHLAQASTDYQHPFLVQRDEVKRVGYIVISSDRGLAGGLNNNLFRKMLGEVRQYQENGAEIDVVTIGQKASTFFRRIKVNMVGSVTHMGDVPHLEQLIGVIKVMLDAFTEGKVDRVYLVYNRFINTMVQKASFDQLLPLPPAEKQVAHHDWDYLYEPDAATVLEHVMTRYVESLVYQAVLENVASEHAARMVAMKSASDNANKLIGTLQLVYNKARQAAITQEISEIVGGAAAV; encoded by the coding sequence ATGGCAAGCGGTCGCGAAATCAAAACCAAGATCAAAAGCGTGCAGAACACCCGCAAGGTGACCCGCGCGCTGGAGATGGTGTCGGCCTCCAAGATCCGCAAGGCGCAGGATCGCATGAAGACCTCGCGTCCGTATGCGCAGGCGATGAAGCAGGTGATCGGTCACCTGGCCCAGGCCAGCACCGATTACCAGCACCCGTTCCTGGTCCAGCGTGACGAGGTCAAGCGGGTCGGCTACATCGTGATCTCCTCCGACCGCGGCCTCGCTGGCGGCCTGAACAACAACCTGTTCCGCAAGATGCTGGGCGAAGTCCGCCAGTACCAGGAAAATGGTGCCGAGATCGACGTGGTGACCATCGGCCAGAAGGCATCGACCTTCTTCCGCCGCATCAAGGTCAACATGGTTGGCAGCGTGACCCACATGGGCGACGTGCCGCACCTGGAACAGCTGATCGGCGTGATCAAGGTGATGCTCGATGCTTTCACCGAAGGCAAGGTCGACCGCGTCTATCTGGTCTACAACCGCTTCATCAACACGATGGTGCAGAAGGCCAGCTTTGATCAGCTGCTGCCGCTGCCGCCGGCTGAAAAGCAGGTGGCCCACCATGACTGGGACTACCTGTACGAACCCGACGCCGCCACCGTGCTCGAGCACGTGATGACGCGCTACGTGGAGTCGCTGGTGTACCAGGCCGTGCTGGAAAACGTGGCCTCCGAGCATGCAGCGCGCATGGTGGCGATGAAGTCGGCCAGTGACAACGCGAACAAGCTGATCGGAACCCTGCAGCTGGTCTACAACAAGGCCCGCCAGGCAGCGATCACCCAGGAAATCTCCGAAATCGTCGGCGGCGCGGCAGCAGTCTGA
- a CDS encoding sensor histidine kinase, with product MSRRSFTLRLFLRLLPVLALAAAGPWLLAYWMDHGWAVTLISTVLLLALMWWTLRRATAPVRSLLRALSGTTSSYRDGEYNFSVYWPGDDELGDLVKAHRELGDVLREQRQGLVQRELLLDTMVQNTPVSMLLLANGGDGIQRVVFSNLAARKLLHNGWKLEGQRMDDVLETMPVELRDAIMRGGDSLFAVRMAEEDGQEPDEDDEQVYHLSRRNFHLNGRPHDLLLVRLLTAELRRQEVQTWKKVIRVISHELNNSLAPIASLAHSGGELVRRGKSERLENVFATIEERARHLEGFIRGYARFAKLPQPQLQNVQWAQFLGGLQLQIPFRMADVPEDLQGRIDIAQMGQALLNLLKNAHEACGEADPPNDDVELRVTRLPQWLRIEVLDRGKGMNEAVLQNALMPFYSTKRNGTGLGLALTREIVEAHGGRVGLQNRREGGLCVSILLPA from the coding sequence ATGAGCCGGCGCTCGTTCACCTTGCGGTTGTTCCTGCGGCTGCTGCCGGTGCTGGCGCTGGCCGCTGCCGGGCCGTGGCTGCTGGCCTACTGGATGGACCACGGCTGGGCAGTGACGTTGATCTCCACGGTGCTGCTGCTGGCGCTGATGTGGTGGACGCTGCGTCGGGCCACCGCACCGGTGCGCTCATTGCTGCGCGCCCTGTCGGGCACCACCAGCAGCTATCGCGACGGCGAGTACAACTTCAGCGTGTACTGGCCTGGCGATGATGAACTGGGCGACCTGGTGAAAGCGCACCGCGAGCTCGGAGACGTGCTGCGCGAGCAGCGGCAGGGCCTGGTGCAGCGCGAGCTGCTGCTGGACACCATGGTGCAGAACACCCCTGTTTCGATGCTGTTGCTGGCCAATGGCGGCGACGGCATCCAGCGCGTGGTGTTCTCCAACCTGGCCGCACGCAAGCTGCTGCACAACGGCTGGAAGCTGGAGGGCCAGCGCATGGACGACGTGCTGGAGACCATGCCGGTGGAGCTGCGCGATGCCATCATGCGCGGTGGCGACAGTCTGTTTGCGGTTCGCATGGCCGAGGAAGATGGGCAGGAGCCAGACGAAGACGACGAGCAGGTGTATCACCTGTCACGGCGCAACTTCCATTTGAACGGCCGCCCGCATGATCTGCTGCTGGTGCGCCTGCTGACCGCCGAGCTGCGCCGCCAGGAGGTGCAGACCTGGAAGAAAGTGATCCGGGTGATCAGCCATGAGTTGAACAACTCGCTGGCCCCTATTGCGTCGCTGGCGCACTCTGGCGGAGAGCTGGTCCGCCGGGGCAAGTCCGAGCGACTCGAGAACGTGTTCGCCACCATTGAAGAGCGTGCACGCCATCTGGAAGGCTTCATTCGCGGCTACGCGCGGTTTGCCAAGCTGCCGCAGCCGCAGCTGCAAAATGTGCAGTGGGCGCAGTTCCTGGGTGGGCTGCAGCTGCAGATTCCGTTCCGTATGGCGGACGTGCCGGAAGACCTGCAGGGTCGTATCGACATTGCGCAGATGGGCCAGGCGTTGCTGAACCTGCTCAAGAATGCACATGAGGCGTGTGGTGAGGCCGACCCGCCGAATGACGACGTGGAGTTGCGGGTGACGCGGCTGCCTCAGTGGTTGCGCATTGAAGTGCTGGATCGTGGCAAAGGCATGAACGAGGCCGTGCTGCAGAATGCCTTGATGCCGTTTTATTCGACCAAGCGCAATGGCACTGGGCTGGGCCTGGCGCTGACGCGCGAGATCGTCGAGGCGCATGGTGGCCGGGTGGGATTGCAGAACCGCCGCGAAGGCGGCTTGTGCGTGTCGATTCTGCTGCCGGCGTAA
- a CDS encoding ABC transporter permease: MDIRPILTTLRRHKTAAALIVLEIALTCAIVCNALFLIGQRIEKINQPSGIAEQELLEVRLGGIGTQVNATARTREDLAALRGLPGVKSAVAINQLPFRRNSWNTSLQLTPDQERPTLNAAQYFGGEGALATLGVQLIAGRDFQGDEIRDLEEVMKDEEMEARGSVVIVSEATARKMFPNGDALGKTIYTGRMPLRVVGVIKELARPVTVESNTTYSMILPVRVNYDLGFYLIRVTDPARRDEVLAAAVSALDKVDSSRLVRAKKTYTEQREKYFQNDRAMVGLLITVCVALLVVTALGIVGLASFWVQQRTKQIGIRRALGATRGQILRYFQTENFLLATVGIVLGMLLAYSINLWLMSAYELPRMPASYLPIGAALLWLLGQVAVFGPAHRAAAVPPAVATRSA; encoded by the coding sequence ATGGATATTCGTCCCATCCTGACCACGCTGCGCCGGCACAAGACCGCGGCCGCGCTGATCGTGCTGGAAATCGCGCTGACCTGCGCGATCGTCTGCAACGCGCTGTTCCTGATCGGCCAGCGCATCGAGAAGATCAATCAACCCAGCGGCATTGCCGAACAGGAACTGTTGGAAGTGCGGCTGGGCGGCATTGGCACCCAGGTGAACGCGACCGCCCGCACCCGTGAGGACCTCGCCGCGCTACGGGGGCTGCCGGGGGTGAAGAGCGCGGTGGCGATCAACCAGCTGCCGTTCCGCCGCAATTCCTGGAACACCAGCCTGCAGCTCACGCCGGACCAGGAACGCCCCACCCTCAACGCGGCGCAATACTTCGGCGGCGAAGGCGCACTGGCCACGCTGGGCGTGCAGCTGATTGCCGGTCGCGATTTCCAGGGCGACGAGATCCGCGACCTGGAAGAAGTGATGAAGGACGAGGAGATGGAAGCCCGGGGCTCGGTCGTCATTGTGAGTGAGGCCACCGCACGCAAGATGTTCCCGAATGGCGATGCACTGGGCAAGACCATCTATACCGGTCGCATGCCGCTGCGCGTGGTCGGAGTGATCAAGGAACTGGCGCGTCCGGTCACGGTGGAATCCAACACCACCTACTCGATGATCCTGCCGGTGCGGGTCAACTATGACCTCGGCTTCTACCTGATCCGTGTCACCGATCCGGCGCGCCGCGACGAGGTTCTGGCCGCTGCGGTCAGCGCACTGGACAAGGTGGATTCCAGCCGCCTGGTGCGGGCCAAGAAGACCTACACCGAGCAACGCGAGAAGTACTTCCAGAACGACCGCGCCATGGTCGGCCTGCTGATCACGGTGTGCGTGGCCCTGCTGGTGGTGACTGCACTGGGCATCGTCGGCCTGGCCAGCTTCTGGGTGCAGCAGCGCACCAAGCAGATCGGCATCCGCCGGGCGCTGGGAGCGACCCGCGGGCAGATCCTGCGCTACTTCCAGACCGAGAACTTCCTGCTGGCCACGGTGGGCATCGTGCTGGGCATGCTGCTGGCCTACTCGATCAACCTGTGGCTGATGAGTGCGTATGAATTGCCGCGCATGCCGGCCAGCTACCTGCCCATTGGTGCGGCCCTGCTGTGGCTGCTGGGCCAGGTGGCGGTGTTCGGCCCGGCCCATCGCGCCGCAGCGGTTCCCCCCGCCGTTGCCACCCGTAGCGCCTGA